A window of the Anthonomus grandis grandis chromosome 9, icAntGran1.3, whole genome shotgun sequence genome harbors these coding sequences:
- the LOC126740192 gene encoding uncharacterized protein LOC126740192: MEWSNELTSEFLQLFESFIWKAQMTFSKSGAGRDEVYKPTWFAYDTMVDFLQPVYSPRVTISTEAPNEEAVDQQHLGQITTPPPAPSPSLQPQKSKAKRFKSSTQMPPEAIEGHLNRAAIEGRKYHAKMTNNKPGRDDCSRYGELLAPRLRAMDEPNREILMHAIDDLVFQTTMKIKRGVSPSTISSQSSNSNFQPSEWQAHDSQYQPSSVGLNHSQQSHQSMPIRQSLSQMSFFVIYMDRSY; encoded by the exons atggaaTGGAGCAACGAATTAACTTCGGagtttttacaattatttgaaAGTTTCATCTGGAAAGCACAgatgacattttcaaaatcgGGTGCGGGCAGAGATGAAGTATACAAACCTACTTGGTTCGCATACGACACAATGGTTGATTTTCTCCAACCAGTTTATTCCCCAAGAGTTACGATAAGTACAGAG GCTCCAAACGAAGAAGCTGTTGACCAGCAACACCTGGGGCAGATCACAACGCCACCGCCGGCGCCGTCACCGTCCCTCCAGCCACAGAAATCTAAGGCAAAAAGATTCAAGTCGTCAACGCAGATGCCACCCGAAGCAATAGAGGGTCACTTAAATAGAGCAGCAATAGAGGGCCGTAAATATCATGCAAAAATGACGAATAATAAACCGGGTCGAGATGATTGTTCTAGATATGGCGAACTTCTTGCTCCAAGGCTGAGGGCGATGGATGAACCGAACAGAGAGATTCTAATGCACGCAATCGACGATTTAGTTTTTCAGACTACcatgaaaattaaaagaggtGTATCGCCATCCACAATTTCTTCACAATCATCAAACTCCAACTTCCAACCGTCGGAATGGCAGGCACATGATTCACAATATCAGCCTTCTTCTGTTGGATTAAATCATTCTCAACAATCACACCAGTCTATGCCTATTCGTCAATCCCTGTCTCAGATgtcattttttgttatatatatggACCGATCTTATTAA